The DNA segment TGTAGCTACTGCCGAGTAGGAATCATGGCACGGACACTTCGCCCGTTCGGTCCGCGAGCGTAGAGAGCGCGGCCGCGACCCGGTCGCACACCTCCGGCGGGGTCGAGGCGTGCGGGGAGAACCTCAGCGAGTCGGCGCGCACCGTCGGGGTGACGCCCTCGGCGTGCAGCGCCTTGGCCACGAGCGCCGGGTCGCGGCCGGGCACGGCGAAGGAGAGGATGCCCGCGCGCCGGGCCGGGTCGGCGGGGGAGAGGATCTGGCCGCCGTACTCCCGGACGGCCTCGGTCAGTTCGCTCACGCGCTCGGCGATCGCGCCCTCGATCGCGCCCACGGTGTGCCGCTCGACGAGGTCCAGCGCGGCCGCGAACGCGGCTGCCGTCACCGGGCTCAGATTGGTGACGGACCAACGCCCGGCGTCGGGTGCGGGCGGGTGCTCCGCGCCGTCGAAGAGGCCGACGTCCGCGACGCCCGTCCAGCCGGTGAGTACGGGTTCCAGGGTCTCCAGCGCGCGGTCGGAGAGCGTGGCGAAGCCGGTCGCCCACCCGGCGCGCAGCCACTTCTGGCCGCCGGCCACCACCACGTCCGCCGCGTCCCACGGCAACTGAGCCGCGCCGAACGCCTGGATGGCGTCCACGATCAGCAGCCGGTCCGGCCCGATCGCCTCCCGCAGTCCCGCCAGATCCGCCCGGAACCCGGTGCGGAAGTCCACCGCGCTCACCGACAGCGCCACCACGTCCTCGGTCAGCGCGGCCCGCACCAGCTCCGGGGTCACCCCGCCGCCGGGCTCCGGGTCGAGCCAGCGGGGCGTGACCCGGCCGAGCCCCGCGGTGCGGCGCCACGGGTAGTGGTTGGCGGGGAAGTCGGTACGGGGGACGAGGACCGTGCCCTCCCGGATGCCGAGCGCCGCGTGGAAGAGACCGGTGGACGCGTTCGGCAGCAGCACGGTGTGCCGGGCGTCGGTACCCGCGAGGCGGGCGGCGGTGTCCCGCGCGGTCGCCTCCGCGCGCATCAGTCCGTCCACCGTGGTGTGGTCGGCGCGGGCGGATTCCGCCAGGGCCCGCGCGGTGGCGTCCACGGCGTCCCGCGACGGCGGCCCGAACCGCGCGAAGTCGAGATACCCGGCCGGTGTGTCGAAGTGGGCTGCGTACGAAGTGAGCACGGGCCCATCCTCCCCGGTACGGCACGGGCCGGGCACCCCCACCTGGGGATGCCCGGCCCGTCCGTCCGCTCAGTGCCCGGCGGATTCCTCGTCACGCGCCCGGCGCGGCAGCAGGAAGGCGAGCAGGAACGTCAGGACGAGCATCCCGTCCACGATCCACAGCACGGTCTTCATCACGGAGCCGAAGCCGCCCTTGAAGGCCGAGGTGGCGGTGGACCGGAGCGCGGCCGGTATCCGGGCGCCGTCCTGCGGCGAGGTGATGACCGAACGGGTGTCCTTCTCCAGCGTGACGCAGGAGGCCGGGGTCGCGGCCGGGTCCTTGGCGACCGCGCGGTCCGAGGCGCAGGTCCGCAGGTCCGCCACGACCCGGTCCTGGGCGGCCGGCGCGACGTGCGCGGCGGTCAGCTGCCGCCGCAGCCCGTCGGAGTGGTGGTCGACGGCGGTGGCGATGCCGCCGCCCAGCAGGCCGAAGAAGACGGTGCCGAGGATGGCCACGCCGAAGGCGCCGCCGAGCTGCTGGACCGCCGTCATGGTGCCGGACGCCGAGCCCGTCTCGTGCTGCTCGACGCTGGCCAGCACGATGTCGAAGAAGGGCGCCATCAGCAGGCCCATCCCGATGCCCGTGACCAGCAGCGAGGGCAGGAGCTGCCAGGGGCCGACACCGCTGCCCGCGAGGTCCAGGGTGAGCCACACCGCGAACACGCCGAGCGCCATGACCAGCGCGCCGCCCTGGAGCACGGTACGGCCGAACCGGGTGACCGCCTGGGCGAGCCCGAAGCCGACGATCATGCCGCCCGACCAAGGCACCATCACCAGGCCGGCCTTCAGCGGTGAATAGCCGAGACCGATCTGGGTGTACAGGTTGAACACCAGCATGAAGCCCTGCATGGCCGAGAAGAAAACCAGACCGAGGATCATGCCGCCGCTGAAGCCGCGCTTGCGGAACAGGCTGATGACCACCAGCGGGTCCAGCCCGGCCCGGCTGCGCCGCGCCTCGTACAGCGCGAAGACGGCGAAGACGGCGACGGAGGCGGCCATCATCACGAAGGTCCACGCCGGCCAGTCGTACTCACGGCCCTGGACCAGCGGGAAGATGAGGAGCAGCGCGGCCAGCGAGACCAGGAGCATGCCGGGGATGTCGAGGCGGGGCTTGCTCTCGGAACGGGTCTTCGGCAGGTAGCGCACGGCGCCCAGCAGGGCGGCGGCGCCCAGCGGCAGGTTGATCAGGAAGATCATGCGCCAGCCGGTGCCGAAGTAGTCGGCGTCCACGAGCCAGCCCGCCAGGATCGGCCCGGAGACCGCGGACAGGCCCATGACCGGCCCGAACATGCCGAACGCCTTCTGCGACTCCTTCGGCGGGAACATCTCCTTGATCATGCCGAGGCCCTGCGGCAGCATCACCGCGCCGAAGAGACCCTGGACGACCCGGGCGCCG comes from the Streptomyces seoulensis genome and includes:
- a CDS encoding aminotransferase class V-fold PLP-dependent enzyme, which encodes MLTSYAAHFDTPAGYLDFARFGPPSRDAVDATARALAESARADHTTVDGLMRAEATARDTAARLAGTDARHTVLLPNASTGLFHAALGIREGTVLVPRTDFPANHYPWRRTAGLGRVTPRWLDPEPGGGVTPELVRAALTEDVVALSVSAVDFRTGFRADLAGLREAIGPDRLLIVDAIQAFGAAQLPWDAADVVVAGGQKWLRAGWATGFATLSDRALETLEPVLTGWTGVADVGLFDGAEHPPAPDAGRWSVTNLSPVTAAAFAAALDLVERHTVGAIEGAIAERVSELTEAVREYGGQILSPADPARRAGILSFAVPGRDPALVAKALHAEGVTPTVRADSLRFSPHASTPPEVCDRVAAALSTLADRTGEVSVP
- a CDS encoding MFS transporter: MSTTGVASAETPTDSPAPYRWRWAALFVILAAEVMDLLDAVVTNIAGPSMRADLGGGASTLQWLAAAYTLSMAVGLVTGGRLGDIHGRRNMFLVGAAGFTVGSLLCAVSVSPAMLIGARVVQGLFGAVMLPQGLGMIKEMFPPKESQKAFGMFGPVMGLSAVSGPILAGWLVDADYFGTGWRMIFLINLPLGAAALLGAVRYLPKTRSESKPRLDIPGMLLVSLAALLLIFPLVQGREYDWPAWTFVMMAASVAVFAVFALYEARRSRAGLDPLVVISLFRKRGFSGGMILGLVFFSAMQGFMLVFNLYTQIGLGYSPLKAGLVMVPWSGGMIVGFGLAQAVTRFGRTVLQGGALVMALGVFAVWLTLDLAGSGVGPWQLLPSLLVTGIGMGLLMAPFFDIVLASVEQHETGSASGTMTAVQQLGGAFGVAILGTVFFGLLGGGIATAVDHHSDGLRRQLTAAHVAPAAQDRVVADLRTCASDRAVAKDPAATPASCVTLEKDTRSVITSPQDGARIPAALRSTATSAFKGGFGSVMKTVLWIVDGMLVLTFLLAFLLPRRARDEESAGH